A single genomic interval of Eurosta solidaginis isolate ZX-2024a chromosome 3, ASM4086904v1, whole genome shotgun sequence harbors:
- the LOC137246136 gene encoding putative nuclease HARBI1, protein MSKYLKILINKRNFKMDVHLLFYISSSDSEEDETVARRLLRDKSDPLALPQTAFLKRFRLSKEAFQFVLHALNLKQSDAKAVPPVLQLAATLSLLGSGGYQHCVGSDYLVGMCQSTVSKITSHVIFEMENKLCPQNIQFHLNETSECKQWFMDKYKIPGVIGCIDGTHIGLQRPSVDEHMYFNRKGYHSINAMIMCDHTYKILAINCQYSGAAHDSFVWRHSDQRRVLQERFEINRRSNAWLLGDSGYPLEPWCITPYRNPADGSSESAFNDVHSKARCIIKRTIGIFKGRWRILGYGNKGRYHPTKVARFANVCAALHNICIQFKIDYNVRRYESDQISDADPGEANHLTTIGQTIRDQIKHSLINST, encoded by the exons atgtcaaaatatttaaaaattttaataaacaaacgaaatttcaaaatggatgtgcacttacttttctatataagttCAAGCGATAGTGAGGAAGATGAAACAGTAGCACGGAGGCTACTTAGAGATAAAAGTGATCCTTTAGCTTTACCACAAACTGC ATTCTTGAAACGATTTAGATTATCTAAAGAGGCTTTCCAGTTTGTACTTCATGCCTTAAATTTGAAGCAGTCGGATGCAAAAGCGGTGCCTCCAGTTCTACAACTAGCTGCCACACTTTCTCTTCTAGGAAGTGGCGGGTATCAGCATTGTGTCGGCAGTGATTATTTGGTTGGAATGTGCCAGAGCACTGTGTCAAAGATAACATCCCACGTTATTTTCGAAATGGAGAACAAGTTGTGTCCAcaaaatatacaatttcatttaaacGAAACTTCGGAATGCAAGCAATGGTTTATGGATAAATACAAAATACCTGGAG TCATCGGTTGCATTGATGGCACACACATCGGCTTGCAAAGACCATCTGTGGATGAGCATATGTACTTTAATAGGAAAGGATACCATAGTATCAACGCAATGATA atgTGCGATCACACCTATAAAATTTTGGCAATCAACTGTCAGTACAGTGGTGCGGCTCATGATTCCTTCGTTTGGAGGCATTCAGATCAACGACGAGTATTGCAAGAGAGGTTTGAAATTAATAGGCGGAGCAATGCGTGGCTTTTAG GTGATTCTGGCTATCCACTAGAGCCGTGGTGCATAACGCCTTACCGAAACCCCGCCGATGGCTCCAGTGAATCCGCATTTAATGATGTACACTCAAAAGCAAGATGTATCATCAAACGTACCATTGGTATTTTTAAAGGACGTTGGAGAATATTAGGGTATGGCAATAAGGGTAGATACCATCCTACAAAAGTGGCACGATTTGCCAATGTGTGTGCAGCTTTACATAATATCTGCATACAGTTCAAAATTGATTACAACGTACGAAGATATGAATCAGACCAAATCAGCGATGCTGACCCAGGCGAAGCCAACCATCTTACCACAATTGGTCAAACAATAAGAGACCAAATAAAACACTCTCTAATTAATTCCacgtaa
- the LOC137247109 gene encoding trypsin-like, whose protein sequence is MNLRINIVLLLVVLSFRFTYTSSPFRIVNGSPADIDEMPYIVALTYHDDDYHAFCGGALVTMQIVVTAAHCLVKRAPRHITVLAGRANIRRPQQGRKVESTFHSCSYNPKTKHMDVGAVKLEAPFDKSPTVKVIPLCNIDLKPGTPMHVSGWGATCPDKDYQTILRKSVSNIIREEECKWYYQYEHIYKSMICAENEGSGFCFGDSGGPGVIDGQLCGVVSFTAHGCATSLYPLVYTNVKYIGVLRFIQKAMKC, encoded by the coding sequence ATGAATTTACGCATTAATATCGTGCTCCTGCTTGTAGTGCTTAGCTTTCGTTTTACCTATACTAGTTCCCCATTTCGCATCGTAAATGGCAGTCCTGCGGATATAGATGAAATGCCATACATTGTAGCGTTAACTTATCATGATGATGATTATCACGCGTTTTGTGGTGGTGCATTAGTAACTATGCAAATAGTGGTCACAGCTGCTCATTGCCTGGTAAAAAGGGCACCGAGACACATCACCGTTCTTGCTGGTAGGGCAAATATACGCCGTCCTCAACAAGGTCGCAAAGTGGAGAGTACCTTTCATTCATGCAGTTATAATCCTAAAACAAAACATATGGATGTAGGTGCGGTAAAATTGGAAGCACCCTTTGACAAAAGTCCTACGGTAAAAGTTATACCACTTTGCAATATCGACTTAAAGCCGGGCACACCAATGCACGTCAGTGGATGGGGTGCAACATGTCCAGATAAGGATTACCAAACAATACTCCGAAAATCTGTCAGCAATATAATAAGAGAGGAGGAATGTAAGTGGTATTATCAATATgaacatatatataaatcaatgatttgtgctgaaAATGAAGGAAGTGGTTTTTGTTTTGGCGATTCTGGAGGACCGGGCGTTATAGACGGACAACTATGTGGGGTGGTGTCATTTACAGCGCATGGTTGTGCGACATCACTATATCCGCttgtatatacaaatgtaaaaTATATAGGAGTCCTACGTTTTATACAAAAGGCAATGAAATGTTAA
- the LOC137246135 gene encoding putative nuclease HARBI1, with product MSKYLKILINKRNFKMDVHLLFYISSSDSEEDETVARRLLRDKSDPLALPQTAFLKRFRLSKEAFKFVLHALNLKQSDAKAVPPVLQLAATLSLLGSGGYQHCVGNDYLVGMCQSTVSKITSHVILEMENKLCPQNIQFHLNETSECKQRFMDKYKIPGVIGCIDGTHIGLQRPSVDEHMYVL from the exons atgtcaaaatatttaaaaattttaataaacaaacgaaatttcaaaatggatgtgcacttacttttctatataagttCAAGCGATAGTGAGGAAGATGAAACAGTAGCACGGAGGCTACTTAGAGATAAAAGTGATCCTTTAGCTTTACCACAAACTGC ATTCTTGAAACGATTTAGATTATCTAAAGAGGCTTTCAAGTTTGTACTTCATGCCTTAAATTTGAAGCAGTCGGATGCAAAAGCGGTGCCTCCAGTTCTACAACTAGCTGCCACACTTTCTCTTCTAGGAAGTGGCGGGTATCAGCATTGTGTCGGCAATGATTATTTGGTTGGAATGTGCCAGAGCACTGTGTCAAAGATAACATCCCACGTTATTCTCGAAATGGAGAACAAGTTGTGTCCAcaaaatatacaatttcatttaaacGAAACTTCGGAATGCAAGCAAAGGTTTATGGATAAATACAAAATACCTGGAG TCATCGGTTGCATTGATGGCACACACATCGGCTTGCAAAGACCATCTGTGGAtgagcatatgtatgtactttaa